The genomic stretch GCTTCGGTGCGTTCCGACTGTTCCATGTCGCCATGCAGCGCGTCGGCCTTGATGCCTTTTGATTTCATGAAGCGGCGCACTTCTTCGATATCGCGCTTGCGGTTGCAGAACACGAAAGCGTTTTTAATGCCTTCCTGTTCGTACAGTTTGAAGAAGGCGTTTTGTTTCTGCTTGAAATGCGGCACATGCACCACAAACGCTTCCACATTCACGGAGGTCGATGCGGGCGGCGCAATCGTGATGACTTTCGGGTTGCTCAGGAACTTATCGGCAAGGCGCTTGATTTCCGGCGGCATGGTGGCCGAGAAAAACAGCGTCTGACGGATCGGGGGCAGCAGCGACACGATTTTTTCAAGATCGGGAATAAAGCCCATATCCATCATACGGTCGGCTTCGTCGATCACGAGGATTTTAATATCGGCCAGCAAAATCTTGCCGCGCTCGAACAGGTCGAGCAAACGGCCCGGCGTTGCGATCAGCACGTCCACGCCCTTATCAAGCAGCCGCACCTGTTCATCCATCGACGTGCCGCCGACGATCAGCGCCTTGGTCAGCTGGATATATTTGCCGTACTTGTCGAAGTTTTCCGCCGTCTGCATCGCGAGTTCGCGCGTAGGCGACAGAATGAGCGAGCGCGGCATGCGTGCTTTCGCGCGGCCGCCAGCCAGTGCATCGATCATCGGAATAGTGAAAGCGCCCGTCTTGCCCGTGCCCGTTTGCGCGAGACCAAGAACATCGCGGCACATCTGCACGGCGGGAATAGATTGTTCCTGAATGGGGGTCGGGTTCTTGTAACCCGCTTCTTCGACAGCCTTTAAAACTGCGTCGCTGAGACCTAAGTCTTTGAATTCCATAATATCGCTTTTCGCTGCCTATTTACCGTATTTTTCGCAGATTTTGAGCCCTGAATACATTGTGCATACGCTGATTACAATGTAGTTTACAAGCATTATTTCATATTTACGACCGAGGAGCCAGCCATGGCGAAGCCCCATCCGCAGATGACAACGGATTCCACTCCGGTTGCCAATCTTCCCGTACGACTGCCCGTCCCCGCCAACAAGGGCCATGCGCATGAGCGCAACCCCGGCACCGACCTGAACCTCGACTGGATCGACGGCATCAATGTTAACCTTTCGGCCGTCGAGCGCCGCACATCCACCCTCCTCGGCCGTCGCACGGTCAAGAAGCAGTGGCAGGCCGCATGGCTTTTGAAGGCCGTTGCCTGCATGGATTTGACGACACTGTCGGGTGATGACACCCCCGGCCGCGTAAAACGCCTCTGCGCCAAGGCGCGCAAGCCGCTGCGCGACGACCTGGTCGAAGGCCTTGGCATTGAGAAGCTGAACCTGACGACTGGCGCGGTTTGCGTCTATCACGAAATGGTGCCGACGGCCGTAAAGGAATTGCGCGATACCAATATTCCGGTCGCTGCCGTGGCCGCCGGTTTTCCGCATGGCCTTTCGCCCCTGAAACAACGCCTTGAAGAAATCCGCGCTTCGGTTGCCGAAGGCGCGAAGGAAATCGACATCGTCATCACGCGCGGCCATGTGCTGACCGGCAACTGGCAGGCGCTCTATGACGAAGTGAAGCAGATGCGCGAAGCCTGCGGTGAAGCGCACCTGAAAACCATTCTGGCGACCGGCGAGCTGGCGACCATGCGCAACGTGGCGAAAGCCTCCATGGTGTCGATGATGGCGGGCTCCGACTTCATCAAGACCTCGACCGGCAAGGAAGCCGTCAATGCCAACCTCAACGTCACGATGGTCATGATCCGCATGATCCGCGCGTTCGAGGAACAGACGGGCTACAAGGTCGGCTACAAACCCGCCGGCGGCATCGCGCATGCCAAAGACGTGATGAATTACCAGTTCATCATGAAGGAAGAACTGGGCACCCCGTGGCTGCAGCCCGACCTGTTCCGTGTCGGCGCATCGTCACTGCTCGCCGATATCGAACGCCAGCTTGAACATTACCTCACCGGCCGTTATTCGGCTAACAACCGTCATCCCGTCGGTTAAGGAGAATAAAACATGTCCGCAAAAGTCGCAGAAATTTTTGAAACGATGGAATACGGCCCCGCGCCGGAGAGTGACAAGACCGCGCAGGAATGGCTGGAAAGCCATGGCCGCAGTTTTGGCCATTTCATCAACGGCAAATGGGTGAAACCGGCGAAGGGTAAATCCTTCACCACCACCAACCCCGCGAATGGCGACATCATCGCGAAACTCGCGCTCGGCACCAAGGCCGATGTGGATGCGGCGGTGAAGGCGGCGCAGAAGGCGCAAAAATCATGGGCGGCGCTGGACGGTCACGTGCGCGCAAAATACCTCTACGCACTCGCGCGCCTGATCCAGAAAAATTCGCGTCTGCTCGCGGTTGTCGAATGCCTTGATAACGGCAAGCCGATCCGCGAAACGCGCGATATCGACGTGAGCCTCGCTGCGCGCCATTTCTATCACCATGCGGGCTGGGCGCAAATTCTGGAATCCGAATTCCCCGCCTACGAAGCCTATGGCGTTGTCGGTCAGGTTATTCCGTGGAACTTCCCCTTCCTGATGCTGGCATGGAAAATCGCACCGGCGCTGGCGGCGGGTAACACTGTTGTGCTGAAGCCCGCCGAATTCACGCCGCTGTCGGCGCTGCTGTTCGCGGAATTGTGCCTCGAGGCGGGCCTGCCCGCGGGCGTCGTCAACATCGTGCAGGGCGACGGTTCGACCGGCGCGGAAATCACGAAACATCCCGATATCGCGAAAATCGCCTTCACCGGTTCGACCGATGTGGGCCGCATCATCCGCGAAGCAACCGCCGGTTCGGGCAAGGCATTGACGCTGGAACTGGGCGGCAAATCGCCGACCATCGTGTTTGAAAATGCCGACCTCGACAGCGCGGTCGAAGGCGTTGTGGACGGCATCTGGCTGAACCAGGGCGAAGTCTGCTGCGCGGGCTCCCGCCTGCTGCTGCAGGAAGGCATCGCGGAGAAAATGATCGCCAAGCTGACCCGCCGCATGGAAAACCTGCGCGTGGGTTCACCGCTCGACAAAGCGATCGACATGGGCGCGCTGGCGTCCGACGAGCAGTACGAGAAAATCGACCGCCTTGTGAAACAGGGCGTGAAGGAAGGCGCGAAGCTGGTACAGCCGGGCAAGGACGCCTGCCCCACCAAAGGCTGCTTCTACCCACCCACCATGCTGCTGAACGTGCAGCCCGCATCGACCGTCGCCGAAGTTGAAATCTTCGGCCCCGTGGTCGCCGTCATGACCTTCCGCACGCCCGAAGAAGCCGTGCTGCTGGCGAATAATTCCCGCTACGGCCTAGCCGCGAGCATCTGGAGCGAGAATATCAACCTCGCGCTCGATATCGCGCCGAAACTGAAGGCAGGCGTGGTCTGGATCAACTCGACCAACATGTTCGACGCGGCCTGCGGCTTCGGCGGCTACCGTGAATCGGGCTTCGGCCGCGAAGGCGGCAAGGAAGGCATGTATGCCTACCTGAAACCCAAATACGCCAAATCGCTGCCGGTTTATAAAGAAACCAAATCGGCGCTGTCGCCCGCCAAGCATGTGAGCGCGGTGGAAGGTGTGGCAAATATCGACCGCACCGCGAAACTGTATATCGGCGGCAAGCAGGCGCGCCCCGATGGTGCTTACAGCCTGTCCATCACCGACAAGAACGGCAAGCTGGTCGGGCAGGTCGGCGAAGGCAACCGCAAGGATATCCGCAACGCGGTCGAAGCCGCGAAAAAGGCCGAAGGCTGGGGCAAATCCGCCCATCACCTGCGCGCGCAGATCCTGTATTACATCGCCGAAAACCTGTCGGCACGCGGCGACGAATTCAAGAAACGCCTTGTGCAACTGACCGGCGTTACGCCCGCGTCCGCGCAGAAGGAAGTGGATGAATCCATCCGCCGCCTCTTCACCTATGGCGCATGGGCCGATAAATATGACGGTCAGGTGCATACGCCCCCTGCCCGCCTTGTTTCCGTCGCCATGAAGGAACCTGTCGGCATCCTCGGCATCGTCTGCCCCGATGAAAACCCGCTGCTGTCCTTCGTGTCTCTGTTCGCGCCTGCGATGGCGATGGGCGCGCGCACCGTCATCGTGCCGTCCGAAAAATATCCGCTGCTGGCGACCGACCTGTATCAGGTGTTCGACACGTCCGATGTGGTCGATGGCTCGATCAACATCGTGACCGGTCACCGCAAGGAGCTGACCAAGACGCTGTGCGAACATGACGAGATCGACGCGATCTGGTATTTCGGCTCCGATGCCGGTTCGGCATCGGTCGAAAAAGGGTCGACTGGCAACCTGAAACGTACCTGGGTCAACAACGGCAAACAGCGCAACTGGTTCGACCGCACGCAGGCCGAGGGCGAGGAATACCTCCGCCACGCGACCGAGATCAAGAACATCTGGATCCCCTACGGCGAGTGATTGCTGTCAGGCACAAAAAAAGCGCGGGGATCAAACCCCGCGCTTTTTTAATTCCTGCATCCGCAGTTACCAGCGCGGATTATGTTTGCTGCTGTTGTTGCGATAGGCGCTGGCAGGCGGCGGCGTGAAAGCGGCGGGAGGGAACTGAGCGAACAATTCTTCCAGCGGCAGGCGGTCGCCTTTGGGGTCGTTGCCCTTGGTGATCACATCCTTCACCTTTTCTGCGCGTTCGGGCTCGATGCCGAAATTGCCTTGCGCGACTTTGGTGATCGCGTTGCTGAAGGCGGAAACAAGGCGCATGCCTTCGGGCGAGAATTTTCCCTTTACCACCTGTTCGGTGTAAACGTCTTCGCCCATGCGCAGCAAGCCGACCAGCACGGTCGCCTTGGCGAGCCGCTGGGCAAGCAAGGCCTTGTCGCCATCGAAAGGCGCGCGGACATCAGCGGCATTCGCAAAGGTGTTAATCAGGCGTTCCTTCTGGCTGAGCGGCGTCGATTTGTCGGCAAGTTGTTTCGGCAGGTCTTTCAGCGCCGCGATCGTCTTGCCCATTTCCCAGCCGTATTCGGGATAGGCTTCGTCTGCGGCAAGGTCGGCCAGTGTAATGGCGCGCTTGATCAGCACTTTGTCGAATTTCGGCTCGGGCGGCGCTTCCACCACCGGCTCCGGCGTTTCGGCTTCGGCAGCCTCTTCCGGCGTAGTGGCGACAGGCGCAGTTGCCTCGCCCTCTGCGGCGGGTTTTTCTTCGGCAGTTGCTTCGGCCTGCGGCAGCGCGGCAGGTGCGGGCGTTTCGGGCTCGATCACCTTTGCGGGCACGAGGATCGTTTCGTACATTTCCCATTCCGCGGGCCAGCTGTTCACGATCTGGGCATGCACTTCTTCCCAGCTGTCGAGCGGCTTGACGGATTGTTTGTGGAACAGCGCATCGATGCTGTCGCGGTTCATGAACACGCCCTTGGCAAGGCGGGTGTCGGCTTCGACCTTCATGATGTTGCCATCATCGTCGAAATGGATACCGAACTGGTTCGCAAACGGGCGATAGGTGCCGCGATGGCCTTCGATCGCGGTGAAATCTTCGCTGTGGCGGTATTTTTTGTCGAAATCGCTCAGCAGGCGCACGACCTCCAGCGGGTCGTCTGTGAAATCGACGGCGTATTCGGCGCTAATCGGCTGGCCCGGGTCGTCGCGCTTGAGGTCGGTCTTGTACATGCTGACCGTCCATGTTTTTTCGTCGAGCTTTTTTTTCTCCGCCGCCATATAGAAGCGGATGTTTTTATGCTCGTCATTCGCAAATTCATGCGACACGATCCAGCGCGGATCGCCATCGTCGAACTTATCGACACCGGAAGGCAGACGGCGGGGCTCCGCCATCCATTTCTCTTCGCGTTCCTTGCGGCCAATCCAGTCGAACAAACCCATGAAAGTTCCTTAAAACCGGTTAGGGTTTCGGCGGGCGCGACGTACCCGTCACGTTTTTGTACTTCTCGAAACCGTCGAGATTCGCGCCGTCTGTCGCTGCCGGCTGCTGCACGGCGGTTTTTTCGTTGCCGTTCGCCGCTGCTTTGGCGGCAGGATCGTTGAATTCGTCCGTCACGGGCGGCTTCACGGTGACCGACATCGTGTTGACCTGACGCAGGCCGGCCTGGCGATCCTGCACTTTTGCCATCACGTTGCCGCGCGAGGTGTAGTAGCGCGTCAGGAATCCCGGCACCCAGCCGGGGATCGGGTCTTTGTTCGGGTTTGCGACCCATGCCTTCAGCTTGTCCATCTGGTCCTGCGTGCCGCCCAGATCGGTGAATTTCTTCTGCGCGCGATCGACGGACTGGCGGATTTCGGTGATCAGGTTGGTGTCGGAATTGCTGGCCGACGCAAAGCCGCGCTCCAGCTTCGCAAGGTTCTGCGACGCGTAAAGCAGGTTCGTGTAAAGCTCCAGTTCCGCCGCGAATTTCTGGAACGGTTCGACATGCACGCCAAGCGATTTGGCTTCGTCGAGGTTCTGGTTCATGCGCGGGATCAGGTTATCAAGTATCTTGCGGAAACCGTTGCCTCCGCGGCCGCCGGGCGCGTTGTCCTTCGCGCGGGAAACTGCATCGGCTTTTTCTTCGGGCGACAGGCCTTCGACGCGGGCGAAATCGGCGTGCGATGCGAGGTTCGCCAGCGCCTTATCAAAGCGCTCGGCCTCGCCAATGCGAGCTGAGCCCTTGAGTTCTGTCACAGATTCTTTCAGCGCCTGCTGGATAGCGACGTAGAAACCGCCGACCTGGTCAGCGAAACCGTCCATGGTGGAAAGCACCTGGCCGATTTTCAGGATGTTGTCGAGCGATGCCGCGCGGTCGGATGCGGTTGCGAACAGGTCGGACAGGATGCCGCCTTCGATCTTCGCCTGCACCTGCGGATTTTCGCGCGCCTGCTCGACGGCAAGGATGGTGTTACGGATTTCGGAGCGCTGGAAGGTTGCATCCGAAAACACTTTGCCTTCGACGCGTTTATAGGGCGTGTTGTATTCGCCGAAAGCGAAGCCTTCGATGTTCGCCGCGACTTTGTAGTGTTCGAGGTCATAGAAGTGAACCTTCAGTTCCGGGAACTGCGCCGCCGGATATTGTTTTTCGATATCGAAATCGGCATGGGTGATCAGGCCGCGGGCGGTGTATTCCTTTTTCGCGATCTGCGCGACGGCTTCCGCGAACGGAACGTCCTGCTTGGTTACGGTTTCGGAGACGAATTTACCGTCACGGCGGTCGAGGTCATAGACCATGTAGTGCATGACGCGCCATTTGTCGGCATCTTTATCGACCTGCAACGCCGCCCAGAACTCGACATAGTTTTCGACGATGTTGTGGTTGACGAAGGCATCGGTGCGCATCGCATTGAAGAAGCTGGAACGGCGGGGCAGCGCATCGGCCGCTTTGTCATCCAGAAGGATGTTCGGGTTTTTCACGACCGGCGTTTCGACAGGTTCCGGTTTATCTTTGCTAAAAAAGCCCATTACACTTTACCCACTATTCATAAGACATTGACAAGGTTACAAAAAAGCCGGTGCCGCGAGGCACCGGCTCTTTGATTGGCGTATTACGGCGTCGGGCCCGATTTGCGGGGACGGCGGCTGGCGGGCTTGTCTTCCGCTGCCGGTTGATCGTCCTCGATCGCTGCCACAGGCTTTGCTGCGGTTTCGACGGTTTTGTTGTCGTTGACCGCCGCGTTTTTCGCTTCGACTTGCGCACGTGCCTTCTTCGCTTCTTCTTCCGCGTCTTTCACGGCTTCGAGGCGGCGGGCGACGTTCGAGCTGTCGGCAGCTTCGATCAGCTTGTCGGTTGCGCCGCGCAGTTGTTGTGCGGTCGCTTCCAGCTGTTTCAGGCGCTTTTCGCGGTCGTCGTTTTCGCGTTCGATCATCTTCTGCAGGCGGTCGGACGCTTCGATCAGTTTCTGCGGATCGATCGTACCGCGCGCTTTCGAGTTCATCGTCAGGGTGTGCGCTTCCTCGATCATTTTCATGGTCTGGTCGTGCATCTTGTCGCCGAAGTCGTCTGCTTTCTTGATGGTCTGCGCAGCTTTCAGGGACGAGCCCGCGATACCGGCAGCAGCCAGCATTGCTTTCCACTCGTTCTGAGAGTTGTACATGATGTCCTGGATCTTCTTGCGCTGGTCTTCCATCGTTTCCATCATCTGGCGCAGCTGTTGAGCGGCGATAACGGAAGCGGCGCGCGAACCTTCGAGGACGGTGATGCGGTCGATGAAGTCTTCTTTACGCTTCATCACGTCTTTCAGATACAGTTCGTCTTCAGGATCCTGCGACTCTTCGAAGGTCTTGTTCGCTTCGGGGATGTATTCCTCGTTGTAGCGGCGCAGAACTTCTTTGCCGGCACCGAGATACACGCCGATTTCGCGGGTCGCTTCGACGCGCGCGAGACCGAGTTTCTCGGCTTCTTTCATGACTTCTTTGATGCCGACTTCGGTTTTCTGGATGTTCTCGACAAGTTTGATCATCTCGAACAGCATTTCGGGCAGGGCTTCCTGCATGTCCTTGACGAGTTTTTCGTCTTCGGTGCGTTTCGCTTTCGCGCCCGAGAAGCCTTCCCAGATGTCTTTTGCGAATTTGGTGATGCCTTTCGCGCCCTTGACGGTGCCGGAAGCGAGGCCCTTCAGCATTTTCTGGGTCGCTTCGCCGAACTTGTCGAGGTTCATGCCTTTCAGGCCGCCTTCGAGCTGGTTCAGGGCCGAGGCCATCACGTTGACCTGGTCGTTGAATCTGCCCTGGATCTTGATCATGTCGTTGGCGATTTTGCCCAGGCGGTCCAGCGGCGGGTGGCCGTAGGAAATGATGGATTCAAAGCTGTCAGGGTTCCGGTCGATCGGTTCCATGATCTTTTCCATCTGCTCTTTCAGCTCGGGATCAGCATCGACGTATTCGACGACTTTGCCGCGCGCACGGTTGCGGCGGCTGCTGCGGTCTGCATCGTTTTCGTCTTCGGCAGGCGTATCTGCCATGTTGTTGAATTTCGCTTCGATGCTTTGTTGTTTCTTCATCATCTGGGGACTCTCCTTGGATTGTGGCCCTTCACCGTCGGTGCTTTTTTATAGCAAAATCATTTTTCTTAATCGCGGACAAATTACGAAACCTTAGACATAATGTCAAGACTTCCCGCGACCGTTTTATAAGATTTTGAACACCATATTTTGTTCTGGTGAAGAAATCAATGGTGTAAAGATGTATCGGTTTATATTGATGTTTTTAGGATTATCGCAATTACATATCCCAATTTTTTTACCATATTAGTAGCAATCTGAGCCTATTATTATTTTCATAATCTATAATTTAGGCGCTTATCCACGATCTCGCGGAAGAACAGGCATAGAACAGGCAGGGTGATTCACACACGCTTTTGCTGAATCGATAAAATATTCAATGATTTCAAGTAGGGCGCGGTACGTGGTACGCGAACAGGTCTTCGCTGCCCCATCCGGCCAGGTCCGCGCGCACAACGGCGGGCAGGCATTTGAACAGACCTTGGGCAATCTCTTCCCTGCCCTCACTCTGCATCATCGCCGCCAATTTTTCGCGCATGGGGTGAAGATGCAGCACATCGTTCGCCGCGTAATCCAGCTGGGCAGGCGTCAACACGGGCGCACCCCAATCGGTCGATTGCTGTTCTTTGGAAATTTTCACGCCCAGCACATGGCGGCTGACATCTTCAAGGTCGTGTTGCTGCGTATAGGTGCGCGCGATGCGCGACGCGATTTTCAGGCAATACACGTTTTCTGGAATGACACCCACATAATGCCCGATCCAGCGCATGTCGCCGCGCGCATAGAAAAACATTTTCTCGCGACTGCTATCGGCCATCAGCTTTTTGACGTTCGGCGCGTTGATTTTGCCGGGCGCGAACTGCACCATATGCACCTTGCCGGCACCGTCATAAATCTGCAGCAGGCACAGGCGGTCGCGGAACACGTTGAGCCCCATGAATTCGGTATCGATCGCCAGCACGGGGCCCAGCACAAGGTTATCCGGCAAATCGCCCTGATAAAGCTCGTAACGCGATGCAAGGGCGGATTTCTGGTCGTTGGCGACGGGCTGCAGATTCGATTTCATGACATTCCTGTTCACAGGCGCGGCTAAAAAAGCAATTCCGCACGTTAAACAGAGGATAGAGGATTCTATTTGCCTATGCTAGGCTTTGGCCATGAAACATTACATCGCCCTTGTACTATATATGTCCCTCCTCTGGCTCGCACCCGCATCCCCCGCACAGGCGGCGGACAGCGTTCTTGGTGCTTACGCCCCCAAGGAAAAACGTGACCTGCAGCGTGTCGGCGATATGCTGGCGCTGGCCGAAGACATCGTCGCCTACCGCAAAAAGACCGGCCATTACCCGTTGGCCGGCGACGAGCCGCAGGCCGTGATGACCGTGATCGGCATCACAGATTACCAGCCGGAGGAAGGCACCGCGTATGTCCCCAAATCAAAACTGGAAGACGCGCTGAAAGAAGCGTTGGGCAAGGGCATCGAACTGCCGCTCGACCCCGTCGAAGGCCAGCAGGGCGTTGAGTTGCGCGTTTATCAATATGCAACAGACGGGCAAGATTTTTATGTTTCCGCCGATTTCGAGGAAGATGCGCATTATACGCGCAAGATCAGGGACGGCCATTTCAAGCTGGAGATCACCTCCCGCCCGCTGAAGCGCGACAGCCAGTACAGCATAAAGCAGATCAAGCGTTTCCTGAAATTCGGACCCGATGATGCCGCCAAGCAGGGCACGCTTGAAAAAGCCCTCGACGACCGCGATTTTGACGCAGCGAAAAAGGCCATCGACGACGGCGCGAATATTGACCCCGTCTGCGATTTCGACGTGGTGTGCAAGCCGCTGGCCCGCGCATCACATGAAGGCGACATGGAAATGATCAAGTTCCTGCTCGACAACGGCGCGGATATCGACGGCTTCGCCGCCTATGACGAAGTGCCGCTGATCTACGCGATCGGCAACGGGCAGCAGGAAGCCGCGAAATTCCTGACCGAAGCGGGTGCCGATGTGAACGTCTCGAGCGCGTTCGGGGCGACGCCCTTTATCGGCGCTGTTTCGACGGGCGATGTCGAGCTTGCGGCGCTGATGATCAAGAAGGGCGCAAATCTCAACCGCCGCTGCCTGCAGCTGAACAGCAACGCAACCGCCGGCGATACCGCCGACCGCCCGCTGGAGGCCGCGATCCGCGCCGGCAAAGCCGAACTGGTCGCGCTGCTGCTGAAATCGGGCGCGGATGCGTCGCTGAAGGGGCAGGAAGACAAAACCATGCTGGAATTCGCCCGCGAGAAAGGCGACAAGAAAATCATCGCCCTGATCGAAGCCGCCCAGAAAAAATGATCACGCCCCGCGCGCTGCTGGAAAAAATGTTCCAGGCCGCGATTGATGCCGCGCAACCCGCATTGTGCCTGCCGCAGCATTTGCCCCCGCCGCCCAAAGGCCGGCTTGTCGTGCTTGGCGCGGGCAAGGCCTCTGCCGCGATGGCGAAGGCTGTTGAAGATAACTGGGCAGGCGAGCTCAGCGGCCTCGTCATTACCCGCCACGGGTATGAAGTTTCCTGCGACCGCATCGACATTGTGCGCGCATCACACCCCGTTCCCGACGACAGCGGCATGCAGGCCGCGCAACGCATGATCGACCTTGCGCAAGGCCTGACCGCCGACGACCTTGCGCTCTGCCTGATCTCCGGCGGCGGATCGGCGCTGATGCCGCTGCCGATGGCGGGCATGACGCTTGCCGATAAACAGCGCATCAACAAATCATTGCTGGCATCGGGCGCGGCGATATCGGAAATCAATTGCGTGCGGCGGCATATTTCGGCGATCAAGGGCGGGCGGCTGGCCGCAGCCTGCGCGCCCGCGCGTGTGCTGACGCTGCTGATATCCGATGTGCCGGGCGATAACCCGATGGACATCGCCTCCGGCCCCGCGATTGCGGACCCCACGACCAGCATAGATGCCGCCGCCATCCTGAAACGCTACAACATCGACGCGCCCCCTGCCCTGTCGGAATCCGTCAAGCGGCTGGATAACGAAGAACACCGACTGATCGCAACCCCAAGGATGGCCTTGGATGCCGCCGCAAAAATTGCGCAGCGTGAAAATATTTCCGTCCATTTCCTTGGCGACGCAATCGAAGGCGAAGCGCGCGAACTGGGCGCGTCGATGGCGCGGCATGCGCTGGCGCAAAAGCAGCCCTGCGTTTTGCTGTCGGGCGGTGAAACCACCGTGACACTGCGCGGCAAGGGGCGCGGCGGGCGCAATGTGGAATTTCTTTTGTCGCTCGTGCTGACGCTGAACGGCGCGGCAGATATTTATGCGCTGGCGGGAGATACCGACGGTGTCGATGGTACGGATGATATTGCGGGTGCCTTTATATCGCCCGATACGCTGGCCCGGGCGCGCGCCGCCGGACTCGATGCCGCCCGATACCTTGAAAACAACGACGCGCATAGCTTTTTCGAAGCGCTCGGCGACAGTATCGTCACCGGCCCGACCCGCACGAATGTCAATGATTTCAGGGTGATATTGATCGCCCCGCAGCTGCCAGCCACAGCGCAATAAATTTATGTTATAATGATGGTCATGAAAGACGTCATCGTTGTCATTAACCATGTTCAGGACAGCTACCTCGACCCCAAAAATCCGGTCGATGTCGCGCTGCGCCAGAAAATCAACGACTACGTCGAAAGCATTCGCCCCTTCGTCAAGGGCATCGCCTGGTCTTTCGCCCATGGCAAAAACGCCAGCGGCATCGAATTCGATGCAGAGCATGAGCGCTCCCCCGCCTGGCGTCCGGGCGACATCGAACTGGTCAATAACGATGGCAAGGGACAGGATTCAGGTTTCCTGCAAAAACTGAACGCAGCGCAGCCCGGTGCCGTCATTCTGGCGGGCGTTTATTTCGAAGCCTGCAGCAAGGGCACCGCCACCACGATCAAGCAGGGCCTTGGTATTCCCGTCGCCGTGCCGCAGGATCTGGCCGATGCGCCAGACCCGCAATTTTCCTATCACTACGAGCGCGTCGCCAAGGAAATGGCGCAAAGCGGCATCGACGTGAAATCATCGTCGCGCCAATTGCTGGAAAGCGTCGCCGCCACCCCCTATAACGGGCCCGCCGTTTCAGCACCCGCGGAATTCAAACTGCCAGAAACCGTCGCCGATGCGAATGCGAAAAAAGAA from Alphaproteobacteria bacterium encodes the following:
- a CDS encoding glycerate kinase — its product is MITPRALLEKMFQAAIDAAQPALCLPQHLPPPPKGRLVVLGAGKASAAMAKAVEDNWAGELSGLVITRHGYEVSCDRIDIVRASHPVPDDSGMQAAQRMIDLAQGLTADDLALCLISGGGSALMPLPMAGMTLADKQRINKSLLASGAAISEINCVRRHISAIKGGRLAAACAPARVLTLLISDVPGDNPMDIASGPAIADPTTSIDAAAILKRYNIDAPPALSESVKRLDNEEHRLIATPRMALDAAAKIAQRENISVHFLGDAIEGEARELGASMARHALAQKQPCVLLSGGETTVTLRGKGRGGRNVEFLLSLVLTLNGAADIYALAGDTDGVDGTDDIAGAFISPDTLARARAAGLDAARYLENNDAHSFFEALGDSIVTGPTRTNVNDFRVILIAPQLPATAQ